One genomic window of Micromonospora sp. WMMD1128 includes the following:
- a CDS encoding ABC transporter ATP-binding protein — protein sequence MSPVVDAHLVVDRGTFRLDLPLRIEAGEVVALLGPNGAGKTTALRALAGLQPLGAGHLALASRTVDRPDKRLWTPPEHRPIGVVFQDYLLFPHLSARDNVAFGPRRHGADRRAARRLADDWLDRVGLGDQSRRKPRQLSGGQAQRVALARALAVDPVLLLLDEPLAALDARTRLDTRAALHRHLGDHAGATLLVTHDPLDALVLADRLVIVEDGRMVQSGDAAAITAQPRTDYVARLVGLNLYRGTADGHTVRVDDRLTLAVADALHGDAFVAFPPSAVALHPRRPDGSPRNTWPAVIAGLQRHGDNLRVQLDGPIAVAADVTPAAASHLDLVPGRSVWAAVKATETRAYPA from the coding sequence ATGAGCCCGGTCGTGGACGCGCACCTGGTCGTCGACCGGGGCACCTTCCGCCTGGACCTGCCGCTGCGGATCGAGGCCGGCGAGGTGGTCGCACTGCTCGGCCCCAACGGGGCCGGCAAGACCACCGCCCTGCGCGCCCTCGCCGGCCTGCAACCACTGGGCGCGGGCCACCTCGCGCTCGCCAGCCGCACCGTGGACCGGCCCGACAAGCGTCTCTGGACACCCCCCGAGCACCGCCCGATCGGCGTGGTCTTCCAGGACTATCTCCTCTTCCCGCACCTGAGCGCGCGGGACAACGTCGCCTTCGGGCCGCGCCGCCATGGCGCCGACCGGCGTGCCGCCCGTCGTCTCGCCGACGACTGGCTGGACCGGGTCGGTCTGGGCGACCAGTCGCGCCGCAAGCCGAGACAGCTCTCCGGCGGGCAGGCCCAGCGGGTCGCGCTCGCCCGGGCCCTGGCCGTCGACCCGGTGCTGCTGCTGCTCGACGAACCGCTCGCCGCGCTCGACGCCCGCACCCGGCTCGACACCCGCGCCGCACTCCACCGGCATCTCGGCGACCATGCCGGCGCCACGCTGCTGGTCACCCACGATCCGCTCGACGCGCTGGTCCTGGCCGACCGGCTCGTCATCGTCGAGGACGGCCGGATGGTGCAAAGCGGCGACGCCGCCGCCATCACCGCGCAGCCGCGAACCGACTACGTCGCCCGCCTGGTCGGACTCAACCTCTATCGCGGCACCGCCGACGGGCACACCGTCCGCGTCGACGACCGGCTCACCCTCGCCGTCGCCGACGCTCTGCACGGGGACGCGTTCGTCGCGTTCCCGCCCTCGGCCGTCGCGCTGCATCCGCGCCGGCCGGACGGCAGCCCGCGCAACACCTGGCCGGCCGTCATCGCCGGGCTGCAACGCCATGGCGACAACCTGCGAGTGCAGCTCGACGGCCCGATCGCGGTCGCCGCCGACGTCACCCCGGCCGCCGCCAGCCACCTCGATCTGGTGCCCGGCCGCTCCGTGTGGGCCGCCGTCAAGGCGACCGAGACCCGCGCCTACCCCGCCTGA
- the modA gene encoding molybdate ABC transporter substrate-binding protein, which yields MTATRVRGGVRLVRAALAGVTALAGLAGCAGGGTDAPGGSASGSGPTGTVTVFAAASLTESFTRIGRDFEAANPGVTVTFNFAGSSALANQINQGAPADVFASASPTNMQSVTGDGPPTTFVRNQLVIAVPKGNPKGIRALADLTGPGLKVALCAEQVPCGAAATKALTAARVKLTPVTLEQDVKGALSKVKLGEVDAALVYRTDIRAATADVDGVEFPESAGAINDYPIVVLKNAPNKPAARAFVAYVRSDRGMAVLTAAGFQAP from the coding sequence ATGACTGCGACCCGGGTCCGGGGCGGCGTACGTCTCGTCCGCGCCGCACTGGCCGGCGTGACGGCACTGGCGGGGCTGGCCGGCTGCGCGGGCGGCGGCACCGACGCGCCCGGCGGTTCGGCTTCCGGTTCCGGGCCGACCGGGACGGTAACCGTGTTCGCGGCGGCGTCGCTCACCGAGTCGTTCACCCGGATCGGCCGGGACTTCGAAGCCGCCAACCCGGGTGTGACGGTGACGTTCAACTTCGCCGGCAGTTCCGCGCTGGCCAACCAGATCAACCAGGGCGCTCCCGCCGACGTGTTCGCCTCCGCCTCGCCGACGAACATGCAGTCGGTCACCGGCGACGGGCCGCCGACCACGTTCGTGAGGAACCAACTGGTCATCGCGGTGCCCAAGGGCAACCCGAAAGGCATCAGGGCGTTGGCCGACCTCACCGGGCCGGGGCTGAAGGTGGCGCTCTGCGCCGAGCAGGTGCCCTGCGGCGCGGCGGCCACCAAGGCCCTGACCGCCGCGCGGGTGAAGCTCACCCCGGTCACGCTGGAGCAGGACGTCAAGGGCGCGCTGTCGAAGGTGAAGCTCGGCGAGGTCGACGCGGCCCTGGTCTACCGCACCGACATCAGGGCGGCGACGGCCGACGTGGACGGGGTGGAGTTCCCCGAATCCGCCGGCGCGATCAACGACTACCCGATCGTCGTGCTGAAGAACGCCCCCAACAAGCCCGCCGCGCGGGCCTTCGTCGCCTACGTGCGGTCCGACCGGGGCATGGCCGTCCTGACCGCCGCCGGTTTCCAGGCCCCGTAG
- a CDS encoding TOBE domain-containing protein has protein sequence MTVFRIGEAAELLGVSADTVRRWVDAGRLAAARDEQGHRVIDGVELAGFVREQAGEANGRSEESSARNRLRGIVTAVAKDTVMAQVDIQAGPFRIVSLMSREAVEELGLRVGSVAVAVIKSTTVVVERSAPAHRARVGA, from the coding sequence GTGACGGTGTTTCGGATCGGGGAGGCCGCGGAGTTGCTCGGCGTGAGCGCGGACACCGTGCGCCGCTGGGTCGACGCGGGCCGGCTGGCCGCCGCACGCGACGAGCAGGGCCACCGGGTGATCGACGGGGTCGAGCTGGCCGGGTTCGTCCGCGAGCAGGCGGGTGAGGCGAACGGCCGGTCGGAGGAGTCCTCGGCGCGCAACCGCCTGCGGGGGATCGTGACCGCGGTCGCCAAGGACACCGTGATGGCCCAGGTGGACATCCAGGCCGGGCCGTTCCGGATCGTCTCGCTGATGAGCCGGGAGGCGGTCGAGGAGTTGGGCCTGCGGGTCGGGTCGGTCGCGGTCGCGGTGATCAAGTCGACCACCGTGGTGGTGGAGCGGTCCGCCCCGGCCCACCGGGCACGGGTCGGCGCATGA
- a CDS encoding ABC transporter permease produces MTSTGGNGTAVRPEPAGSSRRGRGQRVPVGLLVPAVVGLLFLVLPLAGLVVRAPWASLPQRLTEPGALTALRLSLQTATAATVVCLLLGIPLAWLLARTRFPGRRLVRALVTVPLVLPPVVGGVALLLVFGRRGLVGEWLDATFGFTLPFTTTGVVVAEAFVAMPFLVIAVEGALRGADARYEEAAATLGAGRWTIFTHVTLPLVAPGVAAGAVLCWARALGEFGATITFAGNYPGITQTMPLAVYQTIEGGDLDGAVVLSLVLLAVSVAILAGLRDKWITSA; encoded by the coding sequence ATGACCTCGACCGGCGGAAACGGCACGGCGGTACGGCCCGAACCGGCCGGGTCGTCGCGCCGCGGTCGGGGGCAGCGGGTGCCGGTGGGTCTGCTGGTGCCGGCTGTGGTGGGCCTGCTGTTCCTGGTGCTGCCCCTGGCCGGGCTGGTGGTCCGCGCCCCGTGGGCCAGCCTGCCGCAGCGGCTCACCGAACCCGGTGCGCTGACCGCGCTGCGGCTGTCGTTGCAGACCGCCACCGCCGCCACCGTCGTGTGCCTGCTGCTGGGCATTCCGCTGGCGTGGCTGCTGGCCCGCACCCGTTTCCCGGGCCGCCGGCTGGTCCGCGCGCTGGTCACGGTGCCGCTGGTGCTGCCACCGGTGGTGGGCGGGGTGGCGCTGCTGCTGGTGTTCGGGCGCCGCGGCCTGGTCGGCGAGTGGCTGGACGCCACGTTCGGGTTCACGTTGCCGTTCACCACCACCGGGGTGGTCGTCGCCGAGGCGTTCGTCGCCATGCCGTTCCTGGTCATCGCCGTGGAGGGCGCACTACGCGGGGCCGACGCCCGCTACGAGGAGGCCGCCGCCACCCTCGGCGCCGGACGCTGGACCATCTTCACCCACGTCACGCTGCCCCTGGTCGCGCCGGGCGTGGCCGCCGGAGCGGTGCTGTGCTGGGCGCGCGCGTTGGGCGAGTTCGGCGCCACGATCACCTTCGCCGGCAACTATCCCGGCATCACCCAGACCATGCCGCTGGCCGTCTACCAGACCATCGAGGGTGGGGACCTGGACGGCGCGGTCGTGCTCAGCCTGGTCCTGCTGGCCGTGTCGGTGGCCATCCTCGCCGGCCTGCGCGACAAGTGGATCACCAGCGCATGA